In one Papio anubis isolate 15944 chromosome 11, Panubis1.0, whole genome shotgun sequence genomic region, the following are encoded:
- the MARVELD1 gene encoding MARVEL domain-containing protein 1, with protein MLPPPPRQPPPQARAARGAVRLQRPFLRSPLGVLRLLQLLAGAAFWITIATSKYQGPVHFALFVSVLFWLLTLGLYFLTLLGKHELVPVLGSRWLVVNVAHDVLAAALYGAATGIMSDQMQRHSYCNLKDYPLPCAYHAFLAAAVCGGVCHGLYLLSALYGCGRRCQGKQEVA; from the coding sequence ATGCTCCCGCCGCCACCGCGCCAGCCGCCGCCCCAGGCGCGTGCGGCCCGCGGCGCGGTGCGCCTGCAGCGGCCCTTCCTGCGCAGCCCGCTGGGCGTGTTGcggctgctgcagctgctggccgGCGCCGCCTTCTGGATCACTATCGCCACCAGCAAGTACCAGGGCCCCGTGCACTTCGCGCTCTTCGTGTCGGTGCTCTTCTGGCTGCTTACTCTGGGCCTCTACTTCCTCACGCTGCTGGGCAAGCACGAGCTGGTCCCCGTGCTGGGCTCGCGCTGGCTCGTGGTCAACGTGGCGCACGATGTGCTGGCGGCCGCGCTCTACGGCGCCGCGACCGGCATTATGAGTGACCAGATGCAGCGCCACAGCTACTGCAACCTCAAGGATTACCCGCTGCCCTGCGCCTACCACGCCTTCCTGGCGGCCGCCGTCTGCGGCGGCGTCTGCCACGGCCTCTACCTGCTGTCGGCGCTCTACGGCTGCGGGCGTCGCTGCCAGGGCAAGCAGGAGGTGGCTTGA